The DNA region AGCCCCTGCTCTCCCTGCTAATGTGCTTGGCTAGTGAAGAGCCAACTCTTCTGCATCATCTTGCATCTAGGTGACCACCCCCTTCCATGTTTACATGTAGGCCGATACCTGGATGGCTAGGGAATGGGGATGGCATTGACGtttagggaagaaggaaggtagcagaAAAAAGTTAAGAATTCTGCTTATATTTTTCTTGAAGAGTTTGTAACAAACCCTTTTAGCACCACGAGTCGTGCGCTAGCACACAAGGGGGCTGAGACatagaaaatggaaagaaagaggaaacaataataaaaagaagCCAAACTGCGATCCAAAGCACCAGGCCAGCGTGTAAGCATGCGGAGTGTTTAAGGCACCAGGTTGTTTATATGCTGAAGAGGATGCTCCCAATCAGGTGTCATTTAGGCTATACCAGAGGCTCCAAAAATAGGTGGTCAAGGACAGTCTAGTTTGCTGGTTTCCAGTCAATCTAAACATGGGAGCAATCATTTAATTCAATGCTGAGGTAAATCTGACATTATCTGATTGTTGCCAGTTTCTCTGGAGTTTACTGACAGAGTTTATAAAACTGCTATCACACATCTATGAGATGCGACTAAACTGGATTAGAACCAGTTGTTTTCCGTGTGGCAGCCCAAATATTTACAATTAGACCAAAACAGAATCTCATCACCCCCAGGTAGATATTTGGGCCTACAAATCTAAAGCGGAGCTATGAGTATGTATCCACAGTAGCCCCACTGAACTTTACACCTTCAGATCTTAGGCTTGTAGGGATGGGCACATCCATTGACACAATACTGGAGTTTCACCAACAGGTGGATTGAACCCTCTTCACATCGGCTTGTCCAGGTGTGCTCCTCAGTGGCCCTCCTCATACTGTGAtggtgacttttttttgttgattaaaGTTCGCAAGGTCGCTCCTGTACAATCACTCTTTGAAACAAGCTCCACTACAATTACACCAAGCCTTTGGATGGAAATCACTCAGTACTCAAACTTGAGATTCGTACAATATAGGCAGATAAAGATACATATGGAAGGGTCCTTGAGCCAATATTTTGGGAGACCAACGAAATCTACCTTAGTGCAGATTAACATGCAGCAACAGCAATCATTGGCACCATTTAGACTTTTACAACTGAAAAAGTTCACAAAATGTTTTGGATGTTCTAACCAATAATGCTCTGCTGAATTTCGCctcttttaaaacataaaaagtccACCATGCCAATCAACACAGAGTGTGGGGTGTTTGTCTTCATTAATCCGCAATTCAGGCCATTTGCTACATGTTGTCACTGCATTTCCTCTatcaaatacacatttagtacctttaaaatgaacacattgCATTAACAACGAGACACAAAGGTAGTCTATAATATATCCATCTGCATGGCAACAATTTCAACTGAAAcaaaaattacaatattaatatttctttgAATGCCTCTGGCAACTGTCATCGTATCAAGATCCATTGACCAGTTCAATATATTTGATTCTTATGCAATGCATATTGCACGACAGATAGAGCACTTCTTTCATTTCATGAAAATGCCTATATGTTCCTTTTTATACTGCATGACATCTAACCAGTTTCCAAAGCAGGCCTAGCCCTCATATGATTTATGTGTAAACACATCTCTACTCACAGGAAAAGGTAAATAGGATGGCAAGTACATGTGACAAACTTTTATAAAGTTTTTTTGAATTTtggtttaaaaattaaaatatccGATTTGTGCTGAAGTCATTAGCTCACATGAAAAGGAacgttttttgtatttttctcagAACTCGGCAATAATCCATTTGAACATtgcaaacacttttttttttttttttttttacaatagcTTTAACTGGTACAAAAGTTTTCTGTTAATAAGGGAAATAAACACTCAGTTCAATATCGTTTGTCAAGTAGGAAACAATGTTCAAATATAATGTTATTACTTTGTTTAGCAGCCTGTTACTGTATTAATGGTGGATAAGTGGGGTAACATCCAGCGATGAGTGACAACATGTCATAACTGTCAGGTTGTGGAGGTTTCTTATATTGTGGGTGATGCTCCCTTGGAGTTAAACCATTACAGTTAAATCTTtagatttctttctttatacAGTAgagtttttaattatatttctcttgttattttcattactcttgcatgtttttttctctttttatgcGCTCAATATCAATCCTCGTCTCCATCGTCCGCCTGCATCTCctcttgttgctgctgcagctcgCATGCCCTTTTCTCCCGCTGCTTCTCCTGGATCTTCTTCATCTCCTCGGCGTATTTAGAGAAAGTATTCCCAAATTTGGACCACACTTTGTAGGGCACCGTAATTGAGTTGCGGTACGTTGGCTTCACTTCGCTTACCCTCATGAACACCCCGTACTTATTGGATCCGACGTCGAAGAAAAAGCGTTTGTTGTCCACAGTCAATGATGACCCTTCGGGCAACTCTGCAGGTTCGTCCTCTACACCGTAATCGTCAATAAGTTTAGCCAAAGCGTCACGAAACTCAATAAGTCCCTGGGCAGGCAGAGCAATCGTCTGGCCTTGTGTGGATCCCAAACCGGGCCCCCGGTTAACGGTCTGTCGGATCCTCAGAAACCGTCCCCTCTGGTTCTCTTTCAGATCCATGTAGTATTTCCGATTTTCTCGGACCAAAAACTCGCTTTTGAGTGCTCGCCTGGGCTCGTCTTGTACCAAGCCCGGGTTGCTCGGACCCAGCTGGGCATAATGTTCGATGAAGTCCCCCAAGTAGTCACGGAACTCGACCGCCACGGACATTGAGAGAGTGAGGCGGCTCTTGTTTCCACCGGCCCCGACTTCTGCTATCTTTAAGAAGCGGCCTTTCGCGTTCTGCTTTACGTCCAAGTAGAAGCGTTTGTTTTGGATGTCAACCCGCTTCGACGCCAGCTCTTGAGTCTCATGCTGGAGCCCGGAAGCCGAGCCCGCCCCTCCTGTCGCTAGGTGCATGGAGCCGAAGCCTGGGCCCGTGGCTGCTCCTCCCTGCTCACTTCCACTATCTCTGTCCGCCATGatgctgcctgcctgccttctccctctgtctgctgCAAAGCCACGGCCAGTCACAGCGAACGCCGGAGCTCTCGCGAGATCTAAACAGAGAGGCATATAAAGGCGAGAGGAGGGGGGGATATTAGTGCAGAGCGACGAAGCTGTGTTTTCTTCCACACGGTGTGATATCATGCTGTCACTTACACTGATAACGAAACCAATGTCACGTCGGCGGAAAACCCCCAAAAGTCTGATTACGTTTCGATCTGTCTCAGACACAGCTCATGTGAATGAGGGTATTTTCGCAACCAGGAAAGACCCCACCTTGCCCTCTGTTTTAAAGTAGGCTAAGGGTAGAACATTACTAAAGTAGGCTATTATACATCATACcacatgtgtatatgtgcacGAATAGATGCCTTAATGCTCCaacgatttaaaaaaagattcattCGTTCTGACTGAAAGCAGTGggccaaattaaaaaaaaaaaataagccaCTTAAGTCCCTAAAAGTTCAAACCTAAACCTTGTTTCCAGTCCTACGAGGTTCCTCGCCTAGGCCTAACTAAATAGCCaatattttataacactaaattacATTAAACATCATTGTACTGGTAGTAGTAATATAACTATTAATAACAGGCTAACAAACCTGAGTGAGTTATTTATTTGTCCACAGCCAGTGGCAGGAGCCTGATAATAAATGCTGTGTCAATTACACAAGGCTTCTATTTTTAAATTTACTCAATTTTAATTTAGGTAGCTCCAATTCAAATTTGCTTTATTGGCATGTTGTGAAAGGGGCGATATATAGCCTagcctatatat from Scomber japonicus isolate fScoJap1 chromosome 13, fScoJap1.pri, whole genome shotgun sequence includes:
- the puraa gene encoding purine-rich element binding protein Aa, which produces MADRDSGSEQGGAATGPGFGSMHLATGGAGSASGLQHETQELASKRVDIQNKRFYLDVKQNAKGRFLKIAEVGAGGNKSRLTLSMSVAVEFRDYLGDFIEHYAQLGPSNPGLVQDEPRRALKSEFLVRENRKYYMDLKENQRGRFLRIRQTVNRGPGLGSTQGQTIALPAQGLIEFRDALAKLIDDYGVEDEPAELPEGSSLTVDNKRFFFDVGSNKYGVFMRVSEVKPTYRNSITVPYKVWSKFGNTFSKYAEEMKKIQEKQREKRACELQQQQEEMQADDGDED